GTGTCTGGCGAGAGAGGAACAGCAGACGCCACCAAGGTGATCCTCTTAGCCCATTTCAGATGGTCCGATTCATTGATAAGACCATAAGAAACAGGATATCCTCTCTTCGCTACCGGAAGCCAGCTTTCTATAGCGACATGATGCAGCGATGGCTTGCAAGACAACTGCTCCTCCATAAGTTCTATCCTCTGTTTCCTAAAAATTGTGTTCAATTTctgaaaacataaatttcagTGGCctgtatttttctttctttgttgataatcaatacaaaattttcagcaaaaaaaaatgtcagaTCCGAGACAAACTTTGGAAGACCTGTGAGACAATTCTTGGAAAACTCTCGGAAGACTGTTGGAGGACTCTCGTAAAACTCTCGGAAGACTTCTTGGAAAGTCTTCTAATGTATATTATTCTAGAAGAATTCCAACAAAGTTTTCAGGAAGTCTTCTGAATTCTTCAAGAAGTCTTCCGAAGTATAATGTCCAAAGTAGTACAAAAAGATGATGTCAAGTGGAGTCCAAGCTTATCTATGTAGAAGAATAATATCTAGCTCAATGtgtaataattttgtttatggtttGACGTTTCAGCTAGAGAGAAGAGGGAACCTCACGCTTACGGGGAACAACATCACGGTTTACTGGAGCCAAGGCCTTAATTCCTCATTTACCTCCAACTTGTCTTCCCCTAGCTTAGCTTTACAGACCAACGGTGTTGTCTTGATCTTCGATTCTACTCTCACTGCTGGTGCTGAAACCATTTACAGTGACGATTACGGTGAAGGTAGCAATACGTTTCGGTTCTTGAAACTAGATGATGATGGGAACCTCAGAATCTACAGCTCCACGTCTAGAAACACCCTTCCTGTCTCGCCTCATTGGTATGCTGTAGCTGATCAGTGTCTATTTTTTGGGTACTGTGGTAGCTTTGAGATTTGTCGTTACAATGATACAAAACCCATTTTCTTCTGTCCTTCTCGTAACTTTGATTCTATTGATGTGTATAATAGAAGAAAAGGTTGCAAGAGAAAATTTGAGTTGAGAGATTGCACTAGCAACGCAGCCATGCTTGATTTGGGTAACACCAGGTTGATTACAGACCCAAGTGACCCCAACTCGGAGAGTTTCTTTGCTGGAAGTTTGCCTTGTAGAGCAAATTGTCTTGTTAGTGGTGTTTATCTTGCTTCTGTCTCCATGTCTGATGGGTCTGGAAACTGTTGGCAGAAGCAACCTGGTTCCTTCATTACCGGCTACCAGAGCTCATCGGTTCCGAGTACTTCTTATGTCAAAGTGTGTGGTCCGGTGTTGCTTAACGAACTTTTGGCTGGATCAAAAAAAGGTGATGGTAATAACTCGAAAGTGCACTTGTGGATTGTTGCAGTTGTTGTAGTAGCTGGGCTTCTCGGTTTGGCTGCGGTGGAGGTAGGTCTATGGTGGTGCTGCTGCAGAAACAACCCTCGGTTTGGTACTTTATCGTCTCACTACACGTTGCTTGAGTATACTTCTGGTGCACCCGTGCAGTTTACATACAGGGAGCTTCAACGTTGCACAAAAAATTTCAAAGAGAAGCTTCGAGCTGGAGGGTTTGGTACAGTGTATACAGGCGTGCTAGTCTCGAATAAAACCGTGGTTGCAGTGAAGCAACTAGAAGGAATAGAGCAAGGAGAGAATCAGTTTAGGATGGAGGTTGCAACCATTAGCAGCACACACCATCTGAACCTAGTCAGACTGATCGGGTTCTGCTCTGAGGGACGACACAGGCTTCTCGTCTATGAGTTCATGAGAAACGCATCTCTGGATAGCCTTCTTAATTAGTACTGATTCAGGTAAGTTATTGACTTGGGAGTATCGATTCAACATTGCGCTTGGGACGTCAAAGGGAATAACTTACCTCCACGAAGAGTGCCGCGACTGCATTGTTCACTGCGACATTAAGCCAGAGAACATTCTGGTGGAGTTTGATAAGGGCAACACCGAGGCTATTCTAGACATGCGTTTAGGGGAAGATCAGACGGTTAATATGGAACAAGTGAGGAGAATGGTTCAGACAAGCTTCTGGGGCATACAATAGCAGCCATTGTAGAGGCCGACAATGGGGAAAGTTGTTCAGATGCTAGAAGGAATCACAGCCATAAACAAGCCGCCACGTCCAAAGACCTTAAGTGAAGTCTCGTTTTCAAGGAACAGTGGGAGCGCAAGCCACGCATCTATCTTGATTGCTTCGGGTTGACTCGATCATCTTCTTCGTCCGCTGCTACACGGTCGTTTCAGACAATGAGTATCACATCGTCCGGACCGGCTTCCACAAGAATCAGTAAAGGTTCGATGCTTGGATCTTAAACTAGTTGTACTGTGAGATTCCTACAAATATGTGTAGGTTTTGTCTTACTTTACTTGTTGGATACATTCTAGTTGTATAGGAACACAATAAATAATATGCATATTCAAAGTCAGGGAATGGTTTCTAAGTAGATCCAAAGTTCAATGTGATAAATTATCATCACACTGTAATTAAATTTCAACTCATTgttatatgattaaaaatgtcAAGGggtttgaaaacaaatatatgatctCAATTTCTTCCAGTATTGTTGCGTGTACGTTGTCTCGTGCGAGCATCACTAACTCGTCGGAAGGGGGGAAATAAAGCAAAAGCTCCACTTTTTAACTCAATAAATAAGTTAATTAGCTATACAGAAAATCTATATCtcataggaacctaaaaatgtATTATAGATTTAAGCTTTCggttaaaaaaaatgtaagttcatataattattttgttgtcAATGCGAAGAGAATGATTTTTTTGGGATCGGTTACAACTTTCATTATTCAATAAATGATTTCAACCTCGAAAGATTTTCAATTCCACATACAACGACGTGATCTAGTTTCACCCAGGAACACTTAGAAGAATACTACGTTATCCGAATCCATACATCGATATATTTTTCATCACAACAAGACGAGTTCATTCCACGATTAGAAATGATCCACCTCTTACACCACCTAATTGTACTACTAAAAAGCAAAGTTACAAAACAATTATTAAGTCGTCGAAAATAGCCTAACTAAGAAGAGTTGTTGGTGCCAAATGATTGGATTTCAGTTCATGATTAACCGTCTCACCATCAAATTGATGCATTCTTCCGATCAGGAGATTTTGAATGACGAGGAACCACAGTTTTGAAACCTTACAGGGGACATCGGTATCATCACCACCATCGTTCCGTTACAGAAACAATCCAACAGCTTGATGACTACATAACCCCCCCctccccccaaaaaaaaaacgagttGAGAGATCAGCAACACCCACATTCCGATACAGCCTACAAACAGAAGAAAAGGTCAATCTACCAGATCAGGCAATCAAGCGGGGGAGACTTTCACGCTGGTGACGAGGTTTTATATGTCCAACTGAAGTAGTTACCTTCCATCCTTCAAACAAGGCCATAGACAACCTAACCACGACTAAGAGAAGATCCAACACATGAATAAAAAGCACTTGACGAGTGACGAGATTTGGAGCCACCCAAGCACCAAGTCGCTCACCACTCCCACAAGCACCcctctccttttgaatctgaaaCACAAGCCGTCACATCCAAGCTAGCTACCAGATCTGTAGGAGAAATGGCGAGACACAAGCGGAGAGGACCTTCATGGTGACGAGGCTTTATATATCCAACTTAAGCAGCTACCTTCCATCCTTCAAACAAGGCCATAGACGACCTAACCACGACTGAGAGAAGATCCAACACATGAATCAAAAGCACTCCGGCCGACACACATCAGTAGTTCATGCTCTGTTCATGTCATCAAAGGAGAAACCTTCGATATCCATTTGACGAGTGACAATATTTGGAGCCACCCAAGCACCAAGTCCCTCACCGCCCCCACAAGCACCCCTCTCCTTTCAAATCTGAAACACAAGCCGTAACATCCAAGCTAGCTACCATATCTGTAGGAGAGATGGCGAGACACAAATCCACGTGCCTCCTTTACAGTGGTGAGAGCCGTCGAGCAACCGAAAAAATAAATCGACGAAACTCAACCACACAACTCTAAAAGCTGACCCAACCCAGACCGTCCTCTTCACTCAACTCGCAGAGGCTCCAGAGATTTATCTTCCACCACCAAGCTCAGCTTCGCCACGGTCAAAACTGAAAACATAACTTCTATCTCACGCCAGAGCCGCTTTGTATATCACCGAGAGAGAAGAAGCTCACAAGGAGAGCAACACAAAAACGAGAAAGGGAAAAGAAAAAGCTTCCGGTATCGAGAAGAGACACATATATCGAAAATGGGCGTCGCGTATtagagtttttttgtttttctaaataattttttttttagttggagAAAAAAACGGTTTTGGAATTAAAATATGAGTGACTTAGAAAAAACCTTATTACAGTTAGTATATGAATATCATATTTCAAATATGCATGTAGGATAAAGCAATGATCActttatctaataaaaattagCACTAATATAAAGGTCTACAAAATTTGTATTGATTCATTCATAAATTTAATAAAGAAACCTACACAATATGTATTCTATGTATGGACTATGGAGGTTTAGATTCTTTGGTAACACAGCCATAGGTTTCTTCATATAAACCTTTTTTCCAGCCTGTTTAATTGTCTTCAGTTAAAGAAAACTCCTAAAATATAAACGAAATTGGTCTAATCAAAATAAGAAGATTCTTGAGACATCAAAATCCAGAAAAGGTTAAAATAAGAACGAGGATTGCTTTGGAATGGCAAAGCAGCAATCGTATTCAACGAAGTGAATCCAATCACCATCATTAGCCCGAAAATAAATGTCCATCCTTTATAAACAAACTTTTGGTCAAGGATGGTTTACCGCATTTTTTGTTTGATCATCAAACTCCCAACACCCATTTTATATCTATTTGTTCTTAGATTATTAATTATATCACCAGTTTATTTTCAGCAAATATGTAATCAAATATCATTTTCAACGCGTTTTTTTGGATGAACTGTCAGGTACCCTTTTTATAAAGAGCGTGGGGGCGGGGCTGAATTATTTACAACAATATATAGATACACTATACATTGAGATGTGGAATCAAATACATATATGATAGAAATGCGATGGAGACacttataaatatgtaaaagttTGACCAATGTGAAACTTTTTGAAACCCACGACAGGCAATTTTCCAACCAACACACATAGCTTCGTAGATTAATGCTTCGTCTTACGTCCTCCGAGGGGCGgtcattttatccgttaaatttgattggaTTCATTATTCGTTTTAATTCGActcgaattttttttaaatattagtaaatCTTCGAACCAAAACAAATAGTAAaaatcaatatccgttaaaaataagtcaaatcacaaatatcaaaaatttcaatattaGATACCCGTTCTGCTCCGTATTTTtacaaatagaaatatatttacaattagATAGCGATTTgcaaatgtataattttatataattattattttaacatataattttaataattttatttccaaAATTACTTATAAACGTattaaattaagaaagaaatataaaatctttataaaactacaatttttctattttataaaaatatttaattaatttctaaaatttatggaacatatagtttcactaatttttaccttttgttttatattacataaacattatttttaattaaaattctattatttttttgagatttgCTTATATTAAACAAAAGTGACGAGATATTCGTAGATATCcgcataaatatttgtaaataccTGTAAACTTTTCGGACATCCGTATTTTTCAGAATCAAAGAAAATCAGAAAATCAGATGTCCATAAATTATGAGATAAATCACAAATACCGAGATTTACAGTACTATCCGCTTTGTGCCCATTCCTACTCCTTTCAGTCTAGTTATTAGATTAGcaactatgtattttatttaactCAAAATTGAAATGGTTTGATGaactataataaaatagaaaaaattaatgtaatatAATTTCCTACGAAAAGCTCTTGTTATTTTAGAtaaagaatctaacaaaacaTGTTCATAACAAAGATGAAAcagtgaacaaaaaaataacaaagttgAAACACAATAAAAATCAGTATAGCTACTCTTCAATCTTGATTAGCAATTATGTAAAACCTGAACGTAAATGGccaacattttatataaataatatgattttggtAGTTTTAAACATGTATGGATGATCGTTGCTAGACTTGTATGAAATTACTAAGGGGATGTATTTAACtgggagttttagatgatttgtGTTAAtaaatctactgttattcaaacatgaattttaaaattaatttaaaatatattgttattaaatttgatatttcgtaatattttaagttgtgtagttttaaagttttcatgtgattttagggtgtttgagtggagtttcttagttaaaaaatgttaaaactcaAATTTCATGGTTTTAgatgatattctagagtagtttaacaaaaatcgcGTAAATCTCTgcaatttattaaaatcatctaaaactatattaaaattttattaaaagtatttgaaagtatttgaaaaaactaaattattacaaagtattcaaactacccaaaatatacaaaagtatcagaaagtttcaaaatatgtttattgAAATAtcaaagtaatttaaaatatccACAATAGCCGAATAttctaattatttaatattttatccaaaataccCAACATGTAACCCGAATTACCCGAAGAAACCAAACCATAACCAAATGAAAACCGATTTTTCGAGTATTTTCCGGTTTATAGTTTTACTATCTAAATGAACCGAATCCGAAAcaacccaaaccgaaccgaaaaagtTAAAAAGTCTCTACCCAAACTACACGATACCGAAACACTAGAGCCGAACCGAAATGATATCCAAAATGCCAAGACCTAGTTTAAACTAAACTAATTCAGCTATAAAACGTTCTACCTCAACATTTTTCCAACACACTATCGGTCGCAGTTTCGATCAGAACTAGATATGGAATATGGATACATATGTAAGACGGCTAAATTTTCACGTTTCTATGATCAGtatagagttattcttgggttcacccctacagtgaacctttaggttcactaACCAATAGAAATCGAGTATTTTATAAtcgatatcttttaaaaaatgaaacaaaatattgtcaagttatattatgtttttaaaataagtaaaataaaaacaaataaaaataacagtagttataaaaatatttttttaaaaaaatatttttaacatcgtaaaaaaacactaaactctaaaccctaaaccctaaacccttgcgtatatcctaaatctttggatatCCCTAAACCCTTgcgtaaatcctaaacacttggataatcctaaatttaaaatcaaaaacattaaacactaaaacactaaatctcaaaaacactaaacccttaatcctaatccctaaactctttttaggattaaggatttagtattttcagattttttgtttgatgtttttagtttatagtttattatttatccaaaggtttatgATAGTtgagggtttagtgttttgatgacggagttaaaatatttttaaaattctttttattttgcatatattactatttttatttatttttaaacatttttatttaaaaaatataatataactcgacaatattttgtttttttttttaaaagatatcaattgtaaaatgactgatttctattggttgaataaACTTAGAGGTTTACCCTAGagatgaacccaagaataagtcatCAGTGTATAGTATgagcaagatttttttttagaaaacttcAGCTACATTTACTTGACTGAACTATGAAATATAAAATGGATAAAATATCTTTACAATGAATATTTTACTATTTGAAAACTATTTAGCAACTTGTTTATCGAAAAAAATATTACGTTGTTGACTAATCATGGGAATGCTTAACCCAAAGTCCCTAACCAAAGCCGTAATGTTTATGGTAAAAACGTGTATGGGTGACCGACCACATCCACGGTTGAATCATAGCAGGAAAACTCAAACCCTGACCTACATTGACAAACCAAATCCTGACAATCACTGGATCACTATGAGATAGTCTGAAGTTTTATGTTAAAATAGTTTCACACAAGTTGTGACCAACAATGCCACTataacatattttctttgataaacTATAGTTTTTGTAATAACTTCTGattgaaaatagtttttttttatgagcCATTTGGTTAGTTACCGCTTCCattataaaactttaattataagtttttctgataaaataatcatatcaaattatttcaaataataatatcaaattgTATCAAGTTATAGGTTACGATGGAGAACCCATAACGATAATTATAGGTTTCTTGCTCTATCTTACAATGAAATTTTAAACcagtaaaatgtttttttatagaaaactgTAAAAATGCAACacatctaaaatctaaaaagggACATTTGGGTTTAAATAGAATTAAAGGAAAATCTCCCAAAActctaaaaatttaattttaacaaaaaacacacactaaaataatcaaaagaaatTTCATTAAAGCGGTAAGAGATCATTATACCTTTACTCTATAACtatatcaatataaataaatatctaaataaaaaaaatattttctaattgaaccatttttcttttcaattctaaaaaaataatctattttcgttttttttaatttaaattattttgaaatctaAAAGTTCTTTTGAAactagttttaaattattatttaaattttaatcttaactattttattttctaaaagataagACTCTCAAAAAGcaggaaaataattttttttaccaaaagaagAGGTAAATAAGAAAACGACTaaactatgttttattaaaGAAGTAAAAGATTCTTACACCATTAgtctatagatatataaatatgaataaacaaaaaatattttttttgaaaaaaagaaattcagttcaaaacttttttctaatgttttttattttgatttgaaatttattttgaaatataaagttcttttttaaactattttaaaattaataattattgtctttaaatcctaaacccaaatcccccccccccccaacatACTTCACATTATACTCTTAATCTAATTTAATCAATTCTAGGTATATAAGTGTCTTTGActtcataaatataatatatttggttATCTTAACCGttacatgttatatttataataaatagagCCATATTCTAGGatatactttttttaaa
The Raphanus sativus cultivar WK10039 chromosome 1, ASM80110v3, whole genome shotgun sequence DNA segment above includes these coding regions:
- the LOC108846745 gene encoding LOW QUALITY PROTEIN: G-type lectin S-receptor-like serine/threonine-protein kinase At1g34300 (The sequence of the model RefSeq protein was modified relative to this genomic sequence to represent the inferred CDS: deleted 1 base in 1 codon) codes for the protein MCNNFVYGLTFQLERRGNLTLTGNNITVYWSQGLNSSFTSNLSSPSLALQTNGVVLIFDSTLTAGAETIYSDDYGEGSNTFRFLKLDDDGNLRIYSSTSRNTLPVSPHWYAVADQCLFFGYCGSFEICRYNDTKPIFFCPSRNFDSIDVYNRRKGCKRKFELRDCTSNAAMLDLGNTRLITDPSDPNSESFFAGSLPCRANCLVSGVYLASVSMSDGSGNCWQKQPGSFITGYQSSSVPSTSYVKVCGPVLLNELLAGSKKGDGNNSKVHLWIVAVVVVAGLLGLAAVEVGLWWCCCRNNPRFGTLSSHYTLLEYTSGAPVQFTYRELQRCTKNFKEKLRAGGFGTVYTGVLVSNKTVVAVKQLEGIEQGENQFRMEVATISSTHHLNLVRLIGFCSEGRHRLLVYEFMRNASLDSFLISTDSGKLLTWEYRFNIALGTSKGITYLHEECRDCIVHCDIKPENILVEFDKGNTEAILDMRLGEDQTVNMEQVRRMVQTSFWGIQ